A stretch of DNA from Bacillota bacterium:
CCCAAACGATGGAGCCATCCCCCGCCACGACCCCCAGGCGGTCGCCGTCACCGTCATATGCCACTCCCAGATCGGCTCCCGACTCCCGCACGGTGTGGATGAGGTCCACCAGGTTGCCGGGCTGGATGGGGTCGGGGTGATGATGGGGAAAGCTGGGGTCAGACTCGCAGTATAAGGGGATCACCTCGCACCCCCAGGCCCGCAGGGCCCGGGGAGCGAAGTGGCTCATGGTGCCGTTGCCGCAGTCCACCACCACCCTGAGACGGCGCGGCCCCAGGGCGATCTTCTCCTTCAGCATCTCCAGGTAGGAGGAAACCACATCCCGCTCTTCCCGTCCACCGGTCGCGGGCTCCTGCCTCCGGGCCACCAGAGGGGTCACGGTGGCCCCGGTAGAGGCAGGGTCGGCATCGGCGCCCATAGTCGGGGCCGCCGCGCCCGTCGTCAGGCTCTCTGCCAGGCGGCGCACCCGCTGGATGTCTTCCCCGTATATGGTGGCGTGACCCTGGGCCAGCTTGAACCCGTTGAACTCGGGCGGGTTGTGGCTGGCGGTCACCATCACGCCCCCGTCAATGCCGTACAGGACGCGTGCGTAGTAGAAGACAGGCGTGCTCACCTCTCCGACGTCCACCACGTCCCGTCCCCCGGCCATTAGACCTTCCTGCACGGCCCGGCTCAGTTCGGGCGAGGAAAGGCGGTTGTCCCTGCCCACCACCACCGGACCCGGGCTCCTCTCCTCATCCAGGAAACGGGCGTAGGCCCGTCCCAGGAGAAAGACCCCCCCGGCATCCAGGTCCCGGCCCACCACCCCCCTCAGGTCATACTCCCGGAATATGTCCGTCGCCAGCCTCATCACCATACCCCCCGGATAACACCCGCTCTTTCCGGCCCCTGATGTTGCGCAGCTCCCGCCGCCCCGAGACGCCGCCCGATCACCGCCTCCTGCGGACGCCGCTCAGGCGGTAGGCCCACCTTCCCAGGCGATACGCCAGAGCCACCCGCCAGTCGGCAAAGGCATACCGGTAGTCCAGGTAATCGCCTCTGAGCCGGCTGCGAGCGCGCAACTCCTCTTCGACGGGAGTGCCCGGGTACACCTCCAGCCGGTTGAGCACGTCCATGCGGCTGTTGAACGCCCGGGACAGGATGCCCGTGCGGGCCAGGAAGGCCAGATTCTCCTCCAGCTCCCCCAGGGTGGTACCGTGGTCGAAGAGGATGAAGCCGGGCACGGCCTCCAGGCCCAGCTCTTCCAGGACACACAGGGCCCGCAGGTTGTCGGCCACCGTGATCCCTTTGCTCATCCTGTCCAGGGCCGCCTGCACCCCCGACTCCATGCCCAGGAACACCCGCCGCAGACCCACCTGCCCCAGGCGGCGAAAAAGCCCGGGCTCCACATCTTCCGGCCGGGCGGAAACCATGAACTCTACCCGCCAGGGCTGTTTCTCCAGAAGATCGGCAAAGGAAAAGGCCCGCTGGCGGCCCTTCTCCCCCGGACCCACCCAGTTGTCGTCCACGAAGTTCACCTGTCCCACCCCGTGGTCGCGCACCAGGCGGCCGAGCTCCTCCACCACGTTCTCCGGGCTCCGCCCCCTCCACCGAGGTCCCCGCCCCAGTCCGTAAAACGCCGCGATGGCGCAAAAACCACAGCGGGCCCAGCACCCACGAGAGGAGTAGACGGCGGCCGGCTCCCCCCGGGCCAGCACGGCCGGAAGCAGATCCCGGTCCGGAAGGGGAAGGCCATCCACGTCCACCAGGGCCCGGCCGGGGGCGAGCGCCGGGGAACCGTCGGCGTCCCGGCGGGCAACCCCCGGGATCTCCAGCGCCGCCGGATCGCCGTCCCGTAACCGATCCACGAGTTCGGCAAAGGTCGCCTCTCCCTCGCCCACCACCACCATGTCCACCCCGGCGGCCTGGCCCAGAAACTCCCGGTAGGCCAGGCTGGGGGTGTACCCTCCTGCCACCACCAGGCCGCGGTACCCACCCCGGCGCAAGAGAACGGCCAGACGGATACCCTCGCGCACCATGCGGGGTAACACCAGGGACAGCCCGATCAGCCCGGGCCGCTCCGCCAGGAGCTGGCGGGCCAGACGCGCGGTATCCCACCCCAGCAGGGTGGCATCATACACCCCTACCTGGTGCCCGCGCTGGCGGAGCACGGCCGCCAGGTACTCCACGCCCAGGGCCTCACCGGCGTCCTCCCGGAAAAGCCGGCGCCGCCGGGGCGGCACCACCAGTGCTACATCAGCTGGCAAGGTTGGTCACCAGATCCCCCACCGGGGCGGGCACCTCCGCCGGTTCCACGTCCACCCCCAGCAGCGCTACCAGCAGGGCCTTCTGAAAATGCATGCGGTTCTCCGCCTGGTCGAAGATGATGGACTGGGGGCCGTCCATGACTTCGTCGGTAGCCTCCAGGCCGCGCGCCGCCGGCAGGCAGTGCATGAAGCGGGCGGTGGGTTTGGCCTTCTTCATCAGGGCGGCGTTCACCTGGTACGGGGCCATGGCCTTCTTGCGCGCCTCCGCCTCGTCCTCCTGGCCCACCCACCACCACAGGTCGGTGTACACGAAGTCGGCGTCCCGTACCGCCTCGACCGGGTCGCTCAGGAACTCGGTCCGGGCCCGCGACTCCCTGCTGTTCTGCCGGGCCAGCTCCCGGATGTCCGGACGCACCGTGTACCCGGGCGGGTTGGCCACGGCCAGGTCGATCCCCAGCTTGCTACAGGTGACCACCAGGGCGTTGCACACGTTGGTAGCATCGCCCAAAAAAGCGAGCTTGACCCCCTCCAGCTTACCCATGGCTTCGCGGATGGTAAAGGCATCGGACATGGTCTGCACCGGGTGGTAGAGGTCAGTCAGGCCGTTGATCACCGGTACCGTGCTCCCCTGGGCCAGCTCCACCAAAGTGGTGTGCCTGTACAGCCGCGCCATGATCCCGTGGACATAGCGGCTCATCACCCGGGCGGTGTCGCCCACGGTCTCGCGTGCCCCCAGGTGGATCTCCCCCGGCTTCAGGTACAGCGTGGTGCCGCCCAGGTCGGACATCCCCACCTCGAAGGACATGCGCGTCCGGGTGGATGGTTCCTCAAAGAGCAGCGCCAGGTGCTTGCCCCGCAGGAGGGGCGTGGGCACCCCCCGG
This window harbors:
- a CDS encoding radical SAM protein, which translates into the protein MPADVALVVPPRRRRLFREDAGEALGVEYLAAVLRQRGHQVGVYDATLLGWDTARLARQLLAERPGLIGLSLVLPRMVREGIRLAVLLRRGGYRGLVVAGGYTPSLAYREFLGQAAGVDMVVVGEGEATFAELVDRLRDGDPAALEIPGVARRDADGSPALAPGRALVDVDGLPLPDRDLLPAVLARGEPAAVYSSRGCWARCGFCAIAAFYGLGRGPRWRGRSPENVVEELGRLVRDHGVGQVNFVDDNWVGPGEKGRQRAFSFADLLEKQPWRVEFMVSARPEDVEPGLFRRLGQVGLRRVFLGMESGVQAALDRMSKGITVADNLRALCVLEELGLEAVPGFILFDHGTTLGELEENLAFLARTGILSRAFNSRMDVLNRLEVYPGTPVEEELRARSRLRGDYLDYRYAFADWRVALAYRLGRWAYRLSGVRRRR
- a CDS encoding phosphomannomutase/phosphoglucomutase — protein: MRLATDIFREYDLRGVVGRDLDAGGVFLLGRAYARFLDEERSPGPVVVGRDNRLSSPELSRAVQEGLMAGGRDVVDVGEVSTPVFYYARVLYGIDGGVMVTASHNPPEFNGFKLAQGHATIYGEDIQRVRRLAESLTTGAAAPTMGADADPASTGATVTPLVARRQEPATGGREERDVVSSYLEMLKEKIALGPRRLRVVVDCGNGTMSHFAPRALRAWGCEVIPLYCESDPSFPHHHPDPIQPGNLVDLIHTVRESGADLGVAYDGDGDRLGVVAGDGSIVWGDTLMILFWREILPRYPGATALVEVKCSRALVEEIERLGGKPVFSRTGHSLIKARMKEIGAVFTGEMSGHMFFADEYFGFDDALYATGRLLRILSRSDRALHELLADVPRYCCTAETRIPCPDAAKFGVVSDLVERFRQTHQVIDVDGARVIFPDGWGLVRASNTQPALVARCEATTPAGLDRICRTMKVALSRYPEVEDFRWA
- the argF gene encoding ornithine carbamoyltransferase; the protein is MDWQLLRTLRGRDFLTDQDYSPQELVALLDLAAAIKDIWRRGVPTPLLRGKHLALLFEEPSTRTRMSFEVGMSDLGGTTLYLKPGEIHLGARETVGDTARVMSRYVHGIMARLYRHTTLVELAQGSTVPVINGLTDLYHPVQTMSDAFTIREAMGKLEGVKLAFLGDATNVCNALVVTCSKLGIDLAVANPPGYTVRPDIRELARQNSRESRARTEFLSDPVEAVRDADFVYTDLWWWVGQEDEAEARKKAMAPYQVNAALMKKAKPTARFMHCLPAARGLEATDEVMDGPQSIIFDQAENRMHFQKALLVALLGVDVEPAEVPAPVGDLVTNLAS